A genomic segment from Sulfuritalea hydrogenivorans sk43H encodes:
- a CDS encoding ShlB/FhaC/HecB family hemolysin secretion/activation protein produces the protein MPVFFVLIPAGLVWAQSAQPISRVAEAAGNSPSAAEGGALRFDITHYVAHGNTLIPQSTVDELLAPYTGSGRDFGSVQQALETLEKAYAARGFNAIQVILPEQTLESGTVHFLVVENRLAKIRVEGNRHFSSENYQRSLVALESGKTPNFDEMVDNLRLLNENPAKQATVVMRAGENEGEVDAAVRASDQPPIRYAVTFDNTGNAQTGPFRIGAAVQHANLFDSDHVVSFQAITSPLRARQVKIYGLGYQAPLYSSKGTLGMFLGYSNVNSGTVNTVGGNFNIAGSGIIVGLRYTQLIPKRGDWEHKLALGWDWRAYQSNVTIVGGSTKLVPDVTVHPLSLTWQSTLRKADSELSGYVSLIQNLPGGNDGNDSQFQKVGSRPGANALYQLWRYGVNFQKALGSDWAFRANLTGQHTRQSLVTGEMFGIGGADSVRGFLEREHSNDKGHRGSLELYSPELGARLLDNLKLRVLGFYDFGWVKRVHPTPAEIYSTGIASMGIGVRASLGKDITARLDYASVVDSSHTSRGTRLHGSVSYVF, from the coding sequence GTGCCGGTATTTTTCGTCCTGATTCCGGCGGGCCTCGTGTGGGCTCAGTCGGCACAGCCAATTTCCCGGGTAGCAGAAGCTGCCGGCAACTCTCCCTCTGCGGCCGAAGGCGGGGCGTTGCGCTTCGATATTACCCACTATGTTGCTCACGGCAACACGCTTATTCCGCAGTCGACCGTCGATGAACTGCTGGCACCCTACACGGGATCCGGGCGCGATTTCGGCTCCGTGCAGCAGGCTTTGGAAACGCTCGAGAAAGCCTATGCCGCGAGGGGGTTCAATGCCATACAGGTGATTCTTCCGGAGCAGACGCTTGAGTCCGGCACGGTTCACTTTCTTGTAGTCGAAAACCGGCTGGCGAAAATCCGGGTCGAGGGCAATCGACATTTCAGCAGCGAGAACTATCAGCGTTCGCTGGTTGCCCTTGAGTCCGGCAAGACGCCCAATTTTGACGAGATGGTCGACAACCTGCGGCTGCTGAACGAGAACCCGGCGAAGCAGGCAACCGTGGTGATGCGCGCAGGAGAAAATGAAGGCGAGGTGGATGCCGCGGTACGGGCCAGCGATCAGCCACCGATTCGCTATGCCGTCACGTTCGACAACACCGGCAACGCTCAGACCGGGCCGTTCCGCATCGGAGCGGCGGTGCAGCATGCCAACTTGTTCGACAGCGACCATGTCGTCAGCTTCCAGGCGATCACCTCGCCGCTGAGAGCGCGACAGGTGAAGATCTACGGCCTTGGCTACCAGGCACCGCTGTACTCGAGCAAGGGTACCCTCGGCATGTTCCTCGGCTATTCCAACGTCAATTCCGGAACGGTCAATACCGTCGGCGGCAACTTCAACATCGCGGGCAGCGGCATCATCGTCGGCCTGCGCTACACGCAGTTGATTCCCAAGCGCGGCGATTGGGAACACAAGCTTGCTCTCGGCTGGGATTGGCGCGCCTATCAGAGTAACGTAACCATTGTCGGTGGCAGCACCAAGCTGGTACCGGATGTCACGGTGCATCCGCTCAGCCTTACCTGGCAGAGCACGCTGAGGAAGGCCGACTCGGAGCTTTCAGGCTATGTGAGCCTGATACAAAACCTGCCGGGCGGCAACGACGGCAATGACTCGCAATTCCAGAAGGTCGGCTCCCGGCCGGGTGCCAATGCCCTGTATCAACTATGGCGCTACGGGGTGAATTTTCAAAAGGCGCTTGGAAGCGATTGGGCATTTCGCGCCAATCTCACTGGTCAGCATACCCGCCAGAGCCTGGTGACAGGCGAGATGTTCGGCATCGGCGGCGCCGATTCGGTGCGTGGCTTCCTGGAGCGCGAGCACTCGAACGACAAGGGACATCGCGGCAGCCTTGAACTCTATTCGCCCGAACTCGGTGCTCGTCTCTTGGACAATCTTAAGCTCAGAGTGCTTGGCTTCTATGATTTCGGCTGGGTCAAACGCGTGCATCCGACGCCAGCGGAGATCTACTCCACCGGGATTGCCAGTATGGGGATCGGCGTTCGGGCCAGTCTGGGCAAAGACATTACAGCGCGTCTCGATTACGCCAGCGTAGTGGATAGCTCCCATACATCCCGCGGCACGCGCCTGCACGGATCGGTGTCCTATGTTTTCTAA